Proteins from a genomic interval of Flammeovirgaceae bacterium SG7u.111:
- a CDS encoding nucleotidyl transferase AbiEii/AbiGii toxin family protein has product MQYKAIFQSLQTHGVKYVVTGGVAVNIYGIQRMTVDLDLVVDLNAENLKQFRKVVDQIGLQTSLPIRLEAFADNSFRRIMIHQKNMIAYSFFNTGPKLFVVDVIIDMPIPFDEIWKQRETRHVEGIDIEIISIEHLIALKKESDREVDQSDIAALSKLKNL; this is encoded by the coding sequence ATGCAGTACAAAGCGATTTTCCAATCTCTTCAAACCCATGGTGTTAAATATGTAGTAACTGGCGGCGTGGCTGTGAATATTTATGGAATCCAACGGATGACGGTCGATTTGGATTTAGTAGTTGATTTGAATGCGGAAAACCTCAAACAGTTTAGAAAAGTAGTGGATCAAATTGGGCTGCAGACTAGCCTGCCCATCAGGCTGGAAGCTTTTGCCGATAACTCGTTTCGGAGAATCATGATCCATCAAAAGAATATGATAGCCTATTCTTTTTTCAACACAGGTCCCAAGCTTTTTGTGGTAGATGTAATCATCGATATGCCCATCCCTTTTGACGAGATATGGAAACAACGGGAAACAAGACATGTGGAGGGAATAGATATCGAAATAATTTCCATCGAACACCTTATTGCCCTCAAAAAAGAGTCGGATAGAGAAGTGGATCAGTCCGATATAGCAGCGCTCTCTAAGCTAAAAAATTTGTAG
- a CDS encoding alpha/beta hydrolase, giving the protein MKMKCILYLLLGALLTACSTSKEKRQDQIEEKKKWKTFSSFDNTTIALTDEGKGSPVMLLHGFISNGSSWNNAALKQELLNAGYRVIVPDLRGNGNSDKPHTPEAYANNAETKDLLALADHLQLETYTAIGYSRGSIVLAKLLTQEKRIKKAVIGGMGLDFTNPDWDRRIMFAEAFGGEAPLSDITREAVEYATSIGADLKVLSLLQHHQPVTSITELKAIETPTLIIAGDLDKDNGDPAELQQYLPNSQLAIVPGDHNNTYKGEEFAKKVLKFLE; this is encoded by the coding sequence ATGAAGATGAAATGTATTTTGTACCTATTATTAGGCGCACTCCTTACCGCCTGTTCTACTTCAAAAGAAAAAAGGCAAGATCAAATAGAAGAAAAAAAAAAGTGGAAAACGTTCAGCTCGTTCGATAACACAACCATTGCCCTTACCGATGAAGGGAAGGGTTCTCCAGTAATGTTACTACATGGATTTATCTCTAACGGTAGTTCATGGAACAACGCAGCCCTCAAACAAGAACTTCTGAATGCTGGCTACCGGGTAATAGTCCCCGACCTGAGGGGAAATGGAAACTCTGACAAGCCCCACACTCCTGAAGCTTACGCCAACAATGCGGAAACAAAAGACCTATTGGCACTCGCCGACCATCTTCAATTAGAAACCTATACCGCTATCGGTTATTCCCGAGGATCTATTGTACTGGCAAAATTGCTTACCCAAGAGAAACGAATCAAAAAAGCCGTAATAGGCGGAATGGGATTAGATTTCACCAACCCCGATTGGGATCGCCGCATCATGTTTGCCGAGGCATTTGGAGGAGAAGCACCACTCAGCGACATCACCAGAGAGGCTGTGGAATACGCTACTTCGATAGGTGCAGACCTAAAAGTATTGAGCCTACTCCAGCACCACCAGCCTGTTACGAGCATAACTGAGCTTAAAGCTATAGAAACTCCCACGCTCATCATTGCAGGAGACCTCGATAAGGACAATGGCGATCCTGCTGAATTGCAACAATACTTGCCCAACAGCCAGTTGGCAATAGTGCCTGGCGATCACAACAATACGTATAAAGGAGAGGAATTCGCCAAAAAGGTATTGAAGTTTTTGGAATAA
- a CDS encoding sensor histidine kinase: MNKEFIFVLVIGSVAMVLMVGAVIFFVVLYQQKLIKKAAEYKMIEALLKDLEISTLNSTIDTQEAERKRIATELHDRVGSMLSAVKLHFGAFSNNDPQNPKVLMLSKLLDDSLDEVRRISHNMTSGVLSKFGLEPALVDLKRTINASDRISMEIYFNNIDKKMSKDLEINLYRIIQESVSNVLKHADATEINVQLTRHEDGHLTLMIEDNGRGFDVNQAKSNSMGLQNIKNRASTFNGELNIDSFVGHGTTITIDFPISSAE, from the coding sequence ATGAATAAGGAATTTATATTCGTACTGGTTATAGGTTCGGTTGCAATGGTGCTGATGGTAGGAGCCGTCATTTTTTTTGTGGTACTTTATCAGCAAAAGCTTATTAAAAAGGCTGCAGAGTACAAAATGATAGAAGCCTTGCTAAAGGACCTGGAGATAAGTACGTTGAATTCAACGATAGATACGCAAGAGGCGGAGCGCAAGCGCATAGCTACTGAACTGCACGACAGGGTTGGGAGTATGCTTTCGGCGGTAAAGCTTCATTTTGGAGCATTTTCTAACAATGACCCTCAAAATCCGAAAGTGTTGATGCTTAGTAAACTGCTAGATGATTCTTTGGATGAAGTGAGGAGAATCTCCCATAACATGACTTCGGGAGTGTTGTCCAAGTTTGGCTTAGAGCCAGCTCTTGTTGACCTAAAGCGCACGATCAATGCTAGTGATAGGATAAGTATGGAAATATACTTCAATAACATTGATAAGAAAATGTCTAAAGATCTTGAAATCAATTTGTATAGAATTATTCAAGAGTCTGTTAGCAATGTGTTGAAACATGCGGATGCAACTGAAATTAATGTGCAACTTACCCGCCATGAAGATGGCCACCTTACGCTTATGATAGAAGACAACGGGAGGGGCTTTGATGTAAATCAAGCAAAGAGCAATAGCATGGGGCTTCAGAATATTAAAAACCGAGCCAGCACATTTAATGGTGAACTGAATATTGATAGTTTTGTAGGGCACGGAACAACTATCACCATAGATTTCCCGATTTCTTCAGCTGAATAA
- a CDS encoding response regulator transcription factor, whose protein sequence is MLIKTLIADDHQIIIDGIMSLLEHEEHVEIVGQAHDGEEVIEMCGTLSPDLIIMDINMPKVNGVEASRTIRAEYPTIKILILTMHNDANFIKTMAEIGTHGFILKNTGLGELLNAISLVMAGNTYYSQQVTETLVKNFEKKDELTEIKLTPREKEVLVQLYEGKNSIEIAEKLFISSHTVQSHRKNLLSKFGVNNTTTLLKEAVARGIITV, encoded by the coding sequence ATGTTGATAAAGACTTTAATTGCTGACGACCACCAGATTATAATCGACGGAATAATGTCTCTCCTAGAGCATGAAGAGCACGTTGAAATAGTAGGGCAGGCGCACGATGGAGAAGAAGTAATAGAAATGTGCGGTACTTTAAGCCCAGATTTAATAATAATGGATATTAATATGCCCAAAGTTAATGGTGTGGAGGCATCAAGGACTATTCGGGCAGAATATCCAACTATCAAAATACTGATTCTTACTATGCACAACGATGCCAATTTCATCAAGACGATGGCTGAAATTGGTACACACGGGTTCATATTAAAAAACACTGGACTTGGCGAGTTGCTAAATGCTATTTCACTGGTGATGGCAGGGAACACTTATTACAGCCAACAAGTAACCGAAACTTTGGTGAAGAACTTTGAAAAGAAGGATGAGCTGACCGAAATAAAATTGACTCCTAGGGAAAAAGAGGTGTTGGTGCAGCTTTATGAGGGAAAGAATTCGATTGAAATAGCCGAAAAACTCTTTATCAGTAGTCACACTGTTCAGTCACACCGAAAGAACTTGTTGAGCAAATTTGGGGTGAATAATACGACTACACTGCTAAAAGAAGCTGTTGCTAGGGGGATAATAACGGTTTAA
- a CDS encoding YceI family protein, whose product MNLRISLLTSLILLLINNVLTAQNFKVSDKSKVTIEGTSTMHDWESVVQNVSGSGVFTIENGQLKNISSLNVTFVVKSIESGKSKMNSLTYDALKEKTNPNITLKITKIKSISASSIDAEGTLTIAGKSQTVNVKGKPTVSGNTVTITGEKEIDMTAYGMEPPTAMLGTIKVGKVVTIKYNLILNQ is encoded by the coding sequence ATGAATTTACGCATTTCCCTTCTCACCTCCTTGATTTTATTACTGATAAACAATGTTTTAACAGCACAAAACTTCAAAGTAAGTGATAAATCAAAAGTCACCATAGAAGGCACTTCAACCATGCATGATTGGGAGAGCGTGGTACAAAACGTTTCTGGCTCTGGAGTTTTCACCATAGAAAATGGACAGCTCAAGAACATCAGTTCCTTAAATGTAACCTTTGTAGTAAAATCTATTGAAAGCGGAAAAAGCAAAATGAACAGCCTTACCTATGACGCTTTAAAAGAAAAGACCAATCCGAATATTACTCTCAAAATCACCAAAATAAAAAGTATTTCCGCTTCTTCAATTGATGCTGAAGGAACACTGACCATTGCTGGCAAATCTCAAACAGTAAATGTGAAAGGAAAACCTACTGTAAGTGGCAATACAGTGACAATAACTGGTGAAAAGGAGATAGATATGACTGCATATGGCATGGAGCCTCCCACGGCTATGCTCGGAACTATCAAAGTAGGAAAGGTGGTCACTATTAAGTATAATCTAATCCTTAATCAATAA
- the metH gene encoding methionine synthase has translation MTKNPNTHFSPLLLSGLEPLVITPDSNFVNVGERTNVTGSRKFLRLIKENNYEEALSIALDQVRGGAQIIDVNMDEGMIDGKEAMVKFLNLIASEPEISRVPIMIDSSKWEIIEAGLQVVQGKSVVNSISLKSGEKEFIDHANKIRMYGAAVIVMAFDEDGQADSYERRIEICERSYRVLVDKVGFNPSDIIFDPNIFPVATGMEEHRQNAMDFFRATKWIKENLPGAHVSGGVSNVSFSFRGNNVVREAMHSAFLYHAIHNGMDMGIVNPAMLEVYDDIPKELLEKVEDVLLDRREDATERLLDYAEKVKGTGKVKVVDESWRKDPVEDRLSHALVKGIIDYIDVDTEEARQKYGTPLAVIEGPLMDGMNIVGDLFGDGKMFLPQVVKSARVMKKSVAYLTPYLEAEKEARRKEGLIDEEGAPKILLATVKGDVHDIGKNIVGVVLACNSFDIIDMGVMVPKEKIIEKAKEENVAMIGLSGLITPSLDEMVDVAKDMEEQGMDIPLLIGGATTSRIHTAVKIEQHYSGSTIHVLDASRSVPLASAFTSKDKSQAETQAKKVRAEYEVLRADHAKRQEAKQYISLEAARKNKTQLDWDAQTINKPSFLGTKVFEEYDLEELASYIDWTPFFQTWELAGRYPNILTDSVVGEEATRVFNDAKKILDKIVKEKLFKANATIGFFPANAISDDDIAVYEGDGSDKKQKAILHHLRQQNKKSAKTTNFCLTDYIAPESSGKQDYIGGFVVTAGIGAEELAKEFEADHDDYNSIMIKALADRLAEAFAERMHERVRTEFWGYSQDETLSNDELIKEKYAGIRPAPGYPACPDHLEKATLFELLDAEKNTGVKLTESFAMHPAASVSGWYFANENSRYFGLGKINKDQVADYAARIGKTEKEVERWLGSILAY, from the coding sequence ATGACTAAAAATCCCAATACACACTTTTCACCTTTGTTACTGAGCGGACTAGAGCCTTTAGTAATCACCCCCGACTCAAACTTTGTGAACGTAGGTGAGCGAACCAATGTGACTGGTTCGAGGAAATTTCTTCGCCTTATAAAGGAAAACAACTACGAGGAAGCACTTTCCATTGCCCTCGACCAAGTGCGGGGCGGAGCGCAAATCATCGATGTGAACATGGACGAAGGTATGATTGACGGCAAGGAAGCCATGGTCAAGTTTTTGAACCTTATCGCCTCTGAGCCAGAAATTTCCCGAGTTCCTATTATGATTGACTCCTCTAAGTGGGAAATCATAGAAGCAGGGCTACAAGTGGTACAAGGAAAATCGGTAGTAAACTCTATCAGTTTAAAATCTGGCGAAAAAGAGTTTATAGACCATGCCAATAAAATAAGAATGTATGGCGCAGCGGTTATTGTGATGGCATTTGACGAAGACGGACAAGCCGATAGCTATGAGCGTAGGATTGAGATTTGTGAACGTTCGTACCGTGTTTTGGTCGATAAAGTAGGCTTCAACCCTTCTGATATTATTTTTGACCCGAATATTTTCCCCGTTGCTACCGGTATGGAAGAACACCGCCAAAATGCGATGGACTTCTTTAGGGCTACCAAGTGGATAAAAGAAAACCTGCCTGGCGCACACGTAAGTGGCGGTGTCAGCAACGTATCTTTCTCGTTCAGAGGAAACAATGTGGTAAGGGAAGCCATGCATTCGGCATTTTTGTACCACGCCATCCACAACGGCATGGACATGGGAATAGTCAACCCAGCCATGTTGGAAGTGTATGACGACATCCCGAAAGAGCTGTTGGAAAAAGTGGAAGATGTACTGCTCGACCGAAGAGAAGATGCGACCGAACGCCTGCTCGACTATGCCGAAAAAGTAAAAGGTACGGGAAAAGTGAAAGTGGTGGACGAGTCATGGAGAAAAGACCCGGTAGAAGATAGGCTTTCCCATGCACTGGTAAAAGGAATTATCGATTATATAGACGTAGATACCGAAGAAGCCCGCCAAAAATACGGCACTCCGCTAGCGGTAATTGAAGGACCGCTGATGGACGGAATGAACATCGTTGGTGACCTATTTGGCGATGGAAAAATGTTTCTCCCACAGGTGGTAAAAAGTGCAAGGGTGATGAAAAAATCCGTTGCTTACCTCACACCATATTTGGAAGCTGAAAAAGAAGCAAGAAGAAAAGAAGGGTTGATAGATGAAGAAGGCGCACCCAAAATATTGCTCGCTACGGTGAAAGGAGATGTGCATGATATTGGAAAAAACATTGTGGGAGTAGTTCTTGCCTGCAATAGTTTCGATATCATAGACATGGGTGTGATGGTACCTAAAGAGAAAATCATAGAAAAAGCGAAGGAGGAAAACGTGGCGATGATTGGTTTGAGCGGCTTGATTACTCCGTCCCTCGACGAGATGGTAGATGTAGCTAAGGACATGGAAGAGCAAGGAATGGACATTCCGCTGCTTATAGGCGGCGCAACCACTTCCCGAATCCACACGGCGGTAAAAATTGAGCAACATTACAGTGGTTCGACTATCCACGTCTTGGATGCTTCTAGGAGCGTTCCTCTTGCAAGTGCTTTCACCAGCAAAGACAAATCGCAAGCAGAAACTCAGGCTAAGAAAGTAAGAGCAGAATATGAGGTACTCAGAGCAGACCACGCCAAAAGGCAAGAAGCCAAGCAATATATTTCTTTGGAAGCAGCTAGGAAAAACAAAACCCAACTAGATTGGGATGCCCAGACAATCAACAAACCTAGTTTCTTAGGAACAAAGGTTTTTGAAGAGTATGACTTAGAAGAACTAGCCAGCTATATAGACTGGACACCATTCTTCCAAACATGGGAACTGGCTGGTCGTTATCCAAATATCCTTACCGACTCGGTAGTGGGAGAAGAGGCAACCCGTGTGTTCAACGATGCTAAAAAAATATTGGATAAAATCGTTAAAGAAAAGCTTTTCAAAGCAAATGCTACCATAGGTTTCTTCCCTGCTAATGCTATTTCTGACGATGACATTGCTGTTTATGAAGGCGATGGCTCCGACAAAAAACAAAAGGCTATCCTCCACCATCTGCGCCAGCAAAACAAAAAGTCGGCTAAGACGACCAACTTCTGCCTTACCGATTATATCGCCCCTGAAAGCTCAGGAAAGCAAGATTATATAGGTGGATTTGTGGTAACCGCAGGCATCGGCGCTGAGGAACTTGCCAAGGAGTTTGAGGCTGACCACGATGACTATAACAGCATTATGATAAAAGCCTTGGCCGACAGGCTTGCCGAAGCTTTTGCCGAGCGCATGCACGAAAGGGTTAGGACAGAGTTTTGGGGATATAGCCAAGACGAAACGCTTAGCAATGATGAATTGATAAAGGAAAAATATGCAGGAATTCGCCCTGCGCCAGGCTATCCCGCCTGTCCAGATCACTTGGAAAAAGCAACTCTTTTCGAGCTACTCGATGCTGAGAAAAATACCGGTGTGAAATTGACCGAAAGTTTTGCCATGCACCCTGCCGCATCGGTTAGTGGTTGGTATTTCGCCAACGAAAACTCTCGTTACTTCGGACTTGGCAAAATCAATAAAGACCAAGTAGCAGATTATGCTGCAAGAATTGGTAAAACTGAAAAAGAAGTAGAGAGGTGGCTAGGGAGCATTTTAGCTTACTAA
- a CDS encoding homocysteine S-methyltransferase family protein has translation MQKRDIREILKERILVLDGAMGTMIQRYKLEEEDYRGERFKDHESPLKGNNDLLVLTRPDIIKAIHSEYFEAGADIAETNTFSSTTIAQEDYNLQHIVYELNFEAAKIAKEAADEFTTKQPDKPRFVAGSIGPTNRTASLSPDVNDPGYRAVTFRQLANAYKEQAKGLWDGGSDVLLVETVFDTLNAKAALFGIEELKQERGEDIPVMVSGTITDKSGRTLSGQTTEAFLISISHIPLMSVGLNCALGAKDLRPYLQVLSKKSGFAVSAHPNAGLPNEFGAYDQTPDEMAAQIEIFLNEGLINIIGGCCGTTPDHIRAIAESAAKFSPRVAEENKTEAV, from the coding sequence ATGCAAAAAAGAGACATAAGAGAAATATTAAAGGAGCGAATTTTGGTGCTCGACGGGGCAATGGGAACAATGATCCAGCGCTACAAGCTAGAGGAAGAAGACTACCGGGGCGAGCGCTTCAAAGATCATGAAAGCCCCCTGAAAGGAAACAACGACTTATTGGTTCTTACTCGCCCAGATATCATCAAAGCCATTCACTCTGAGTACTTTGAAGCTGGAGCAGACATTGCCGAAACAAACACGTTTAGTTCAACTACCATTGCTCAAGAAGACTACAACCTTCAGCACATTGTGTATGAGCTAAACTTCGAAGCAGCAAAAATAGCCAAGGAAGCGGCAGATGAGTTTACTACCAAGCAGCCTGATAAGCCTCGTTTTGTAGCTGGTTCTATCGGACCAACTAACCGTACGGCTTCGCTCTCGCCAGATGTGAACGACCCAGGCTACCGTGCTGTTACGTTCCGCCAACTTGCCAATGCCTACAAAGAGCAAGCTAAAGGACTTTGGGACGGCGGATCGGATGTACTGCTAGTTGAAACAGTGTTCGATACGCTCAATGCAAAAGCGGCGCTTTTTGGTATAGAAGAGCTCAAGCAAGAGCGTGGGGAGGATATTCCCGTAATGGTTTCGGGTACAATCACCGACAAGAGTGGGAGGACACTATCGGGGCAAACTACTGAAGCATTTCTAATTTCCATCTCACATATTCCGCTTATGAGCGTAGGCTTAAACTGCGCTTTGGGGGCAAAAGATTTGCGACCTTACTTGCAAGTACTTTCCAAAAAATCGGGCTTTGCGGTAAGCGCACACCCCAATGCAGGACTTCCAAACGAATTTGGCGCTTATGACCAGACTCCTGATGAAATGGCTGCTCAAATAGAGATTTTCCTCAACGAGGGCTTGATCAATATCATTGGCGGATGCTGTGGAACTACTCCTGATCATATCAGGGCAATTGCCGAATCAGCAGCGAAATTTTCGCCAAGGGTTGCCGAGGAAAATAAAACCGAAGCTGTTTAG
- a CDS encoding flavin reductase produces the protein MQTVSKDEFRDGMRLLAGAVSVVATQGDAGKGGLTATAICSVSDEPPTLLTCINNNNELVEIIKKNDLFSVNLLSSAMEAISNRFAGFDKVPMEERFELGSWDFEKSTSPVLEGALVTFCCKVKEMAVSGTHTVIFGEIHEVFTAEGQTPLLYFDRNYTSTSPKQ, from the coding sequence ATGCAAACAGTAAGCAAAGACGAGTTTAGAGATGGAATGAGACTTTTGGCAGGGGCAGTTTCAGTAGTGGCTACCCAAGGAGATGCAGGCAAAGGAGGCTTGACGGCTACAGCAATTTGTTCGGTATCTGACGAACCTCCTACGCTTCTCACTTGCATCAATAACAACAATGAGCTGGTCGAAATCATCAAAAAAAACGACTTGTTCTCCGTCAACCTGCTCAGTTCGGCCATGGAAGCAATCTCTAACCGATTTGCAGGGTTTGACAAAGTACCAATGGAAGAGCGCTTCGAACTTGGCAGTTGGGATTTTGAAAAAAGCACCTCTCCTGTGCTAGAGGGTGCTTTGGTCACCTTCTGTTGCAAGGTAAAAGAAATGGCAGTTTCAGGCACACATACAGTTATTTTTGGAGAAATTCACGAGGTTTTCACTGCCGAAGGGCAAACTCCGCTACTTTATTTTGACCGAAACTATACAAGCACAAGTCCAAAACAGTAG
- a CDS encoding YceI family protein, translated as MNYPKLLLFFALIGWSSFGQAQELTERKWLVDENSSIIINGSSNVNDFACSMQSPPKNDTLLVNFEEKNDIIKFHNTDLFIKTSCFDCQNNLITKDFQTTLQAEEHPEILLSFVALEIPKNPKETLEQLNGEVKITIVGVSRYYRIKFDVRRNNDDYLYLAGKKEVSFNDFGLTPPRKLAGFVRVNNELEIDFNLSLLPVINETF; from the coding sequence ATGAACTATCCTAAACTTTTACTCTTCTTTGCCCTAATAGGCTGGAGCAGCTTCGGGCAAGCCCAAGAGTTAACTGAAAGAAAATGGCTGGTTGATGAAAACAGTAGTATCATCATAAACGGAAGCTCTAATGTAAACGACTTTGCTTGTTCGATGCAAAGCCCGCCCAAAAATGATACGCTTTTAGTGAACTTTGAGGAAAAAAATGATATTATCAAATTCCACAATACCGATTTATTTATCAAAACCTCTTGCTTCGATTGCCAAAACAATCTGATCACCAAAGATTTCCAAACAACTTTACAAGCAGAGGAACACCCAGAAATATTGCTCAGCTTTGTTGCCTTAGAAATACCCAAAAACCCAAAAGAAACTCTGGAACAACTAAATGGGGAAGTTAAAATAACGATAGTTGGGGTTTCAAGATATTATAGAATCAAATTTGATGTGAGAAGGAACAATGACGATTACCTTTACCTTGCGGGCAAGAAGGAAGTAAGCTTCAACGATTTTGGGCTAACCCCTCCTCGGAAACTTGCAGGGTTTGTAAGGGTAAATAATGAACTGGAAATTGATTTTAACTTATCACTACTTCCAGTTATCAACGAAACCTTTTAA